The window CGCTAAAAAACCTTCCATATAATGATGTCTTTCTTGTGCAATTTCCTTTCCTGTTTTAGTATTCATTTTATCTTTTAACAAGAGTAGTTTTTCATAAAAATGATTAATAGTTGGCGCAGTAGATTTTTTATATTCTTCTTTACTCATGTTTAAATTAGGAGCAATTTCGGGATTATAAAGTGCTCTGTTTTTAAATCCGCCATAATTAAAACAACGGGCAATACCAATAGCTCCAATAGCATCTAATCTATCGGCGTCTTGTACTACTTCTAATTCTTTAGAAGTGAAAGCTAAAGCACCATCTAAAGATTTATTAAAAGACATATTAGCAATAATGTTTACTACGTGTTCTATAATTTCAGAGGACACATTTTCTTTAAATAAAAATTCACGAGCTATCCTTGGACCAACAGTATCATCGCCATCATGAAACTTGCTATCTGCAATATCATGTAAAAGAGCAGCTAATGCAACTACCAATACCT is drawn from Lacinutrix sp. WUR7 and contains these coding sequences:
- a CDS encoding HD domain-containing protein translates to MHTIIESTKGFVKETLKNAEGGHDWFHIERVYNNALLIAKGENVEVLVVALAALLHDIADSKFHDGDDTVGPRIAREFLFKENVSSEIIEHVVNIIANMSFNKSLDGALAFTSKELEVVQDADRLDAIGAIGIARCFNYGGFKNRALYNPEIAPNLNMSKEEYKKSTAPTINHFYEKLLLLKDKMNTKTGKEIAQERHHYMEGFLAQFYAEWNGEK